A genomic stretch from Sphingomonas sp. HDW15A includes:
- a CDS encoding pyridoxine 5'-phosphate synthase yields MSETPRPNALRLGVNIDHVATVRNARGAGYPDPVRAGLLAAKAGADGITAHLREDRRHITDADIARLSAELPVPLNFEMAATEEMLGIALRHRPNAACIVPEKREERTTEGGLDAAGSFDRLRDFVARLGDSGIRVSLFIEPDERQVEAAVRLGAPVVEFHTGHYAELDGDARSVELGRVAAAAALAAKNGIESHAGHGLTYDNVQPIAAIPQICELNIGHFLVGEAIFTGLEASVKQMRALMDAAR; encoded by the coding sequence TTGAGCGAAACGCCCCGCCCCAATGCGCTTAGGCTTGGCGTAAACATCGACCATGTCGCGACGGTCAGGAATGCGCGCGGCGCAGGGTATCCCGACCCGGTCCGGGCCGGCCTGCTCGCCGCCAAGGCTGGCGCGGACGGGATCACTGCGCACTTGCGCGAGGACCGGCGGCACATCACCGATGCCGATATCGCCCGCTTGTCGGCCGAGCTCCCGGTACCTCTCAACTTCGAAATGGCCGCTACCGAAGAAATGCTCGGAATCGCGCTTCGCCATCGGCCGAATGCCGCCTGCATTGTGCCGGAAAAGAGGGAAGAGCGAACGACGGAGGGCGGGCTGGATGCCGCGGGCAGCTTCGATCGATTGCGCGATTTCGTCGCCCGACTAGGCGATTCGGGAATCCGCGTGTCCCTGTTCATCGAGCCCGACGAGCGCCAGGTCGAAGCGGCTGTTCGCCTCGGTGCGCCGGTGGTCGAGTTTCACACCGGCCATTATGCGGAACTCGACGGCGATGCCCGCTCCGTTGAGCTTGGCCGGGTGGCTGCGGCGGCGGCGCTTGCTGCGAAGAACGGGATCGAGTCCCATGCCGGGCACGGCCTTACCTACGACAATGTCCAGCCGATCGCTGCTATCCCCCAGATATGCGAGCTCAACATCGGCCATTTTCTCGTCGGCGAGGCGATCTTCACCGGGCTTGAGGCGAGCGTGAAGCAGATGCGCGCATTGATGGACGCGGCGCGGTGA
- the acpS gene encoding holo-ACP synthase, translating to MIVAIGSDLCSIERIQASLDRFGVRFEKRVFTDVEQAKAASRPFTKAGTLAKRFAAKEAFSKAVGTGFKRGVFMKDIGVVNLPSGAPTLSLTGGAKARLDALTPAGHAMHVHLTMTDDHPWAQAFVVLEARKLES from the coding sequence GTGATCGTCGCCATCGGCTCGGACCTCTGCTCTATCGAGCGAATCCAGGCCTCGCTGGACCGGTTCGGCGTGCGCTTCGAGAAGCGCGTGTTCACCGATGTCGAGCAGGCCAAGGCCGCCAGCCGTCCGTTCACCAAGGCCGGAACGCTGGCCAAGCGCTTCGCTGCGAAGGAAGCATTTTCCAAAGCGGTTGGCACCGGGTTCAAGCGCGGCGTGTTCATGAAGGACATCGGTGTCGTCAATTTGCCTTCCGGCGCACCGACCCTTTCCCTGACCGGAGGCGCGAAGGCGCGGCTTGACGCGTTGACTCCGGCGGGCCACGCCATGCACGTTCATCTGACGATGACCGACGATCATCCATGGGCACAGGCCTTCGTGGTCCTCGAAGCCCGCAAGCTGGAGTCTTAG